A single region of the Methylocystis echinoides genome encodes:
- a CDS encoding DUF3363 domain-containing protein — MTEEADARFLDLRHEPAAPRRQFERTLRLRRLGKLEKMGLATEHAPGVWELSKDMEPALRELGERGDIIRTMQKALGPQGGERDPMSFQIHDGVPETPIFGRVVDKHLSDELGENLTIVVDGIDGRTHHIAGIAPERLEDARIGSIIEIGPAEAAARPSDRTITSIAEDGIYRPSRHLEQAKFEGRVPGGDYEGYVDAHVRRLEALRRAGIVERIDANQWRIPDDLVSRAADYDAGRDRQTSVRVLSPVDLQRQTSSDGATWLDRRLVHGETADLAPTGFGQQVRDAMDQRREHHIEQGDATRARNGRIFYRRSLLATLREREVARVGAEMAESKGLPFRAATDGENVSGKFTGTVQLSSGKFAVVEQSHEFTLVPWRPVIDRQLGREVMGVVQGGSVSWQLGRQRGLGL; from the coding sequence ATGACCGAGGAAGCCGACGCCCGCTTCCTCGACCTGCGCCATGAACCGGCAGCGCCGAGGCGGCAGTTCGAGCGGACGCTGCGTCTGCGCCGCCTCGGCAAGCTGGAGAAGATGGGGCTGGCGACCGAGCACGCGCCCGGCGTTTGGGAGTTGAGCAAGGACATGGAACCGGCCCTGCGCGAGTTGGGCGAGCGCGGCGATATTATCCGCACCATGCAAAAGGCGCTCGGCCCGCAGGGCGGCGAACGCGACCCCATGAGTTTCCAAATCCATGACGGAGTGCCCGAGACGCCGATCTTTGGCCGCGTCGTGGACAAGCACCTGTCCGACGAGCTGGGTGAGAACCTGACAATCGTAGTGGACGGGATCGACGGGCGGACGCACCACATCGCCGGCATCGCGCCCGAGCGGCTGGAGGATGCCCGCATTGGCAGTATCATAGAGATCGGCCCGGCCGAAGCGGCAGCCCGGCCGTCCGACCGCACCATCACGTCTATCGCCGAGGACGGCATTTATCGCCCGAGCCGCCATCTGGAGCAGGCGAAATTCGAGGGTCGGGTTCCGGGCGGCGACTATGAGGGCTATGTCGATGCCCATGTGCGCCGGCTGGAGGCGCTGCGCCGGGCCGGGATCGTCGAGAGGATTGACGCCAACCAATGGCGCATCCCCGATGATCTGGTCAGCCGCGCCGCCGACTACGATGCCGGCCGAGACCGGCAGACCAGCGTGCGCGTCCTTTCCCCGGTCGATCTGCAAAGGCAGACCAGTTCGGATGGCGCGACATGGCTGGACCGGCGATTGGTCCATGGCGAAACGGCCGACCTTGCGCCGACCGGCTTCGGCCAGCAGGTGCGCGACGCCATGGACCAGCGCCGCGAGCATCACATCGAACAGGGCGACGCCACCCGAGCGCGGAACGGCCGCATCTTCTATCGGCGCAGCCTTCTCGCCACCTTGCGCGAGCGCGAGGTTGCTCGCGTCGGCGCGGAGATGGCCGAGAGCAAGGGCCTGCCGTTCCGCGCCGCCACGGATGGCGAGAACGTCAGCGGCAAGTTCACCGGCACCGTGCAGCTATCGAGCGGCAAGTTCGCCGTGGTCGAGCAGTCCCATGAATTTACCTTAGTCCCGTGGCGGCCGGTCATCGACCGCCAGCTCGGCCGCGAGGTCATGGGCGTCGTGCAGGGAGGATCGGTGTCATGGCAGTTGGGCCGGCAGAGGGGGTTAGGG
- a CDS encoding lytic transglycosylase domain-containing protein: MKAARVRPAIRSKIGIPLFAGKPSHPFVPLGDQTAGARSEGQGRPSAGACALPLTAASTLAGWRRRGDRAAWHYAVMLLAGALSVCIGSGVAVAQSASVERPAAAHPYAAYIVEASQRFGIPEHWIRAVLRAESAGDVRAISSAGAMGLMQVMPDTWAGLRVRHGLGRDPCDPRDNILAGTAYLREMFDRYGNVAAMLAAYNAGPGRYDEHRATGRALPAETRAYVAALAPILGGAAPSDAPLQPPAPPPDWREAPLFVMRPADTRAAAAPPSETQTGDGRAAVPARDPARAQPQDGSIFVASASDGGTP; encoded by the coding sequence ATGAAGGCCGCGCGCGTCCGGCCCGCCATCCGGTCAAAGATCGGCATCCCTTTGTTCGCGGGAAAGCCGTCTCATCCCTTCGTCCCGCTCGGCGACCAGACGGCCGGCGCGCGCAGCGAAGGTCAGGGGCGGCCATCGGCCGGCGCTTGCGCCTTGCCCTTGACCGCAGCGAGCACGCTGGCAGGCTGGCGTCGTCGCGGAGACAGGGCAGCATGGCATTATGCCGTCATGCTGCTGGCCGGTGCGCTTTCCGTCTGCATCGGATCGGGCGTCGCTGTCGCGCAATCCGCGTCGGTCGAGCGCCCGGCCGCCGCCCATCCTTATGCGGCGTATATCGTCGAGGCGTCGCAGCGGTTCGGCATCCCCGAGCACTGGATTCGTGCAGTGCTGCGCGCCGAGAGCGCGGGCGACGTGCGCGCGATTTCGTCGGCCGGGGCGATGGGATTGATGCAGGTTATGCCCGACACATGGGCGGGCCTGCGCGTCCGCCATGGCCTCGGGCGCGATCCCTGTGACCCACGCGACAATATCCTCGCTGGCACGGCCTATCTGCGCGAGATGTTCGACCGTTACGGCAATGTCGCGGCGATGCTGGCGGCCTACAACGCCGGTCCCGGCCGCTACGACGAGCACCGCGCGACGGGCCGCGCGCTTCCCGCCGAGACACGCGCCTATGTCGCCGCGCTCGCCCCGATCCTTGGCGGCGCGGCTCCATCGGATGCGCCGTTGCAACCACCGGCACCGCCGCCCGACTGGCGCGAGGCACCGCTGTTCGTCATGCGTCCAGCCGACACGCGAGCTGCCGCCGCGCCGCCGTCCGAGACGCAAACAGGCGACGGCCGCGCTGCCGTTCCGGCGCGCGACCCCGCCCGTGCGCAGCCGCAGGACGGCAGCATTTTCGTGGCGAGCGCCAGCGACGGGGGAACGCCATGA
- a CDS encoding DUF736 domain-containing protein codes for MAEIGTFTRTETGYAGELHSFGLHEKLFIVPAKPSDVKNAPDYRLRLDSEDGPDAGPAWKDSSENAGEFVSMRLEGPIFPFPIRAKLFQSNDDPSVWTLRWKHPRKVEDEE; via the coding sequence ATGGCAGAGATAGGCACCTTCACCCGCACCGAAACCGGCTATGCGGGAGAGCTTCATTCGTTCGGCCTCCACGAAAAGCTGTTCATCGTCCCGGCCAAGCCGAGCGACGTGAAGAACGCGCCCGACTATCGCCTGCGCCTCGATAGCGAGGACGGCCCGGACGCCGGCCCCGCATGGAAAGACTCCAGCGAGAACGCTGGCGAGTTTGTGTCGATGCGGTTGGAGGGACCGATCTTCCCGTTCCCGATCCGCGCCAAACTGTTCCAGTCCAACGACGATCCTTCGGTCTGGACGCTGCGTTGGAAGCACCCCCGGAAAGTCGAGGACGAGGAATGA
- a CDS encoding S26 family signal peptidase has protein sequence MTRRRTLAVTALAVIGIAAASAVQTPTKLIWNATASAPVGFYTVEPADRIDVPELVAIMPPEPLAGFMVERGYIAQGVPLLKRVLGLPGQRVCRTGRTITVNGIEMGEALARDSLGRDLPIWQGCRVIGDDQLFLMNWEVRDSLDGRYFGPIPAASVIGRAVPLWTDEEGVGRYEWRAPTH, from the coding sequence ATGACGCGCCGCCGAACCCTCGCGGTGACGGCGCTCGCCGTCATCGGCATCGCCGCCGCGAGCGCGGTCCAGACGCCGACGAAACTCATCTGGAACGCCACGGCCAGCGCGCCGGTCGGGTTCTACACCGTCGAGCCGGCCGACCGGATCGACGTTCCCGAGTTGGTCGCCATCATGCCGCCCGAACCGCTTGCCGGCTTCATGGTCGAGCGCGGCTATATCGCGCAAGGCGTGCCGCTGTTGAAGCGCGTGCTCGGCCTGCCGGGACAGCGGGTTTGCCGCACCGGCCGCACGATCACGGTGAACGGGATCGAGATGGGCGAGGCGCTGGCGCGCGATAGCCTCGGCCGCGATCTTCCCATCTGGCAGGGCTGCCGCGTCATCGGCGACGACCAGCTTTTCCTCATGAATTGGGAAGTCCGCGACAGCCTCGACGGCCGGTATTTCGGACCCATCCCCGCAGCTTCCGTCATCGGCCGAGCGGTCCCGCTCTGGACCGATGAGGAAGGCGTCGGCCGCTACGAGTGGCGCGCGCCGACGCACTGA
- a CDS encoding DUF2840 domain-containing protein: MTRRAHRSAHGRPLPDGPAPFTTLVELTFEKRRIEHWIRFGRKSYEQIIDRRRSVVGFSPGSVFAFVRWASGEHGTVVSRIDIVRAIGRGEPFQTLPFVRPGGEILLRLDSWPKVQRALAAIDAVESLGLDPADASPEHWRHVHNRLTANLEPHAYTPERHAAWLHRRRIEP, translated from the coding sequence ATGACCCGTCGCGCCCATCGCAGCGCGCACGGCCGTCCGCTGCCGGACGGACCTGCGCCCTTCACCACATTGGTCGAGCTGACTTTCGAGAAACGCCGCATCGAGCATTGGATCAGGTTCGGCCGCAAGAGCTATGAACAGATCATCGACCGCCGCCGCAGCGTCGTCGGCTTCTCGCCGGGCAGCGTCTTCGCCTTCGTCCGATGGGCGAGCGGCGAGCACGGCACTGTCGTTTCGCGCATCGACATTGTGCGCGCCATCGGTCGCGGCGAGCCGTTCCAGACATTGCCCTTCGTCCGCCCCGGCGGTGAAATCCTCTTGCGCCTCGATAGCTGGCCCAAGGTGCAGCGCGCTCTTGCCGCCATCGACGCCGTGGAATCGCTGGGCCTCGATCCGGCCGACGCCTCGCCGGAGCACTGGCGGCATGTCCACAACCGTTTGACCGCCAATCTGGAGCCGCACGCTTACACGCCCGAGCGACATGCCGCGTGGCTTCACCGCCGAAGGATCGAGCCATGA
- a CDS encoding replication initiator protein A produces the protein MLREDDHAPAPPTENSERSRLDPFVVATGDAPPRDQRDLMERPFFSLAKTPRTKPILYKAADIEVQVFGMPEHGMATIWDADVLIWAASQIVAAENNGLATSRFVRFTPYHLLRAIGRPTGNHQYRLLKAALARLQSTVIATTIRNGPHWRRRQFSWINEWEEMTTRAGRVEGMEFVLPEWFYNSVIDRSLVLTIDPAYFRLTGGIERWLYRVARKHAGHQRHGWIFEVAHLHQKSGSLARPSDFALDLRRIAARQQLPGYLLQIERENGRELLRIRPENLSTGTVDNPVNAIGTSGARGIGTSGATLSAHQAHEPQLTLWPEKRNPTANLSNRESNSFSLTRAQAKHGAGSARRGEP, from the coding sequence ATGCTGCGCGAGGACGATCACGCCCCCGCGCCGCCGACCGAGAATAGCGAGCGCAGCCGCCTAGACCCGTTCGTGGTCGCAACGGGCGACGCGCCGCCGCGCGACCAGCGCGACTTGATGGAACGGCCGTTTTTCTCGCTGGCGAAGACCCCGCGCACCAAGCCAATTCTCTACAAGGCCGCCGACATAGAGGTGCAGGTGTTCGGGATGCCCGAACACGGCATGGCGACCATTTGGGACGCCGATGTGCTGATATGGGCAGCCTCGCAGATCGTCGCGGCCGAGAACAACGGACTCGCCACGTCGCGCTTCGTCCGGTTCACGCCCTACCACCTGTTGCGGGCAATAGGACGCCCGACCGGCAATCACCAATACCGGCTTCTGAAAGCTGCGCTGGCGCGGCTGCAATCCACTGTCATCGCAACCACGATCCGCAACGGCCCGCATTGGCGTCGCCGGCAATTCTCATGGATCAACGAGTGGGAGGAAATGACGACGCGCGCCGGCCGCGTCGAGGGCATGGAGTTCGTCCTGCCCGAATGGTTCTACAACAGCGTCATCGACCGCTCACTGGTCCTGACCATCGACCCGGCCTATTTCCGGCTGACTGGCGGCATCGAGCGGTGGCTTTACCGCGTCGCCCGAAAGCACGCCGGCCACCAGCGCCACGGCTGGATTTTCGAGGTCGCGCATCTTCACCAGAAATCCGGCAGCCTCGCGCGGCCGTCCGACTTTGCGCTCGACCTGCGCCGGATCGCGGCCCGCCAGCAGCTCCCCGGCTACCTGCTCCAGATCGAGCGGGAAAACGGCCGCGAGCTGCTGCGCATCCGCCCCGAAAACTTATCAACAGGCACTGTTGATAACCCTGTTAATGCCATCGGCACATCAGGCGCACGGGGTATCGGCACATCAGGCGCAACACTATCGGCACATCAGGCGCACGAACCGCAGCTAACGCTTTGGCCTGAAAAGCGGAATCCGACCGCTAACTTATCTAACAGAGAATCTAACTCTTTTTCTTTGACGCGCGCGCAGGCGAAGCATGGTGCCGGTTCTGCCCGAAGGGGCGAGCCATGA
- a CDS encoding helix-turn-helix transcriptional regulator — MPNPLAGLPPRLLRTKEAARFLGISIRTLEKHRTYGTGPTYRKVGGRVLYTVRDLEDWSAVGERKSTRDKTAGTVFPARPLTPEERGEC, encoded by the coding sequence ATGCCCAACCCGCTTGCGGGCCTGCCGCCGCGCCTGTTGCGCACCAAGGAAGCAGCGCGCTTCCTCGGCATATCCATCCGAACCCTTGAGAAGCATCGCACCTATGGCACCGGGCCGACCTATCGCAAAGTTGGCGGTCGCGTCCTCTACACCGTCCGCGATCTGGAAGACTGGAGCGCGGTCGGCGAGCGCAAATCCACCCGCGACAAGACTGCCGGCACGGTCTTTCCGGCGCGTCCGCTCACCCCTGAAGAACGGGGTGAGTGCTAG
- a CDS encoding DNA -binding domain-containing protein, with translation MRVPVELDPDVDDEAPTGDAITAYDERHYVTYLRLLDAKAEDADWKEVARIVLHRDPVTEEFRARRCWQSHLQRAQWLSREGYRKILEQAVANKT, from the coding sequence ATGCGGGTGCCTGTCGAACTCGATCCCGATGTGGATGATGAAGCGCCGACCGGCGATGCCATAACCGCTTATGACGAAAGGCACTACGTCACCTATCTGCGCCTTCTCGATGCGAAGGCCGAAGACGCGGACTGGAAGGAAGTTGCGCGGATCGTGCTGCACCGCGATCCGGTGACCGAGGAATTTCGGGCGCGCCGATGTTGGCAAAGCCATCTCCAACGCGCGCAATGGCTTTCGCGCGAGGGCTATCGGAAGATTCTGGAACAGGCGGTGGCGAATAAGACGTGA
- a CDS encoding alpha/beta fold hydrolase yields MFDTGKSVTVGDAALFVSEAGKADGDSIILLHGGLGSRNDFLPLARHLEADFRLVAIDSRGHGRSDLGNVPLTYHQLERDAAIVLAELGLSDAGIIGHSDGGIVALRLAASGVVRPRFVVAVGAHWQMPADDPTREIYQGITASEWCGMFSEQVQNYEVENPAPDFARLFDATKAMWLGNDDKAYPGASVRSITSPLLVVHGDEDFLVSRRQAFDLAEQVQGARLLNLPCASHTVLEDRPEEVLPAFKAFIASFSLSQSEQGKE; encoded by the coding sequence ATGTTTGATACTGGGAAATCCGTAACCGTGGGCGATGCTGCCTTGTTTGTGTCGGAGGCTGGCAAGGCGGACGGAGATTCGATCATTCTGCTTCATGGGGGTTTGGGGAGTCGGAACGATTTCCTGCCACTGGCGAGGCATCTTGAGGCCGACTTCCGGCTTGTCGCCATTGACAGCCGAGGACATGGGCGCTCGGATTTGGGGAACGTCCCCCTGACCTACCATCAGCTTGAAAGAGACGCAGCCATAGTTCTGGCCGAGCTTGGGCTGTCAGATGCCGGAATCATCGGCCATAGCGACGGGGGCATCGTTGCTCTACGCCTTGCTGCATCAGGAGTTGTTCGGCCTCGCTTCGTCGTTGCGGTTGGCGCGCATTGGCAGATGCCGGCCGACGATCCCACCCGCGAAATCTATCAGGGAATTACTGCAAGCGAGTGGTGCGGTATGTTCTCGGAGCAAGTCCAGAACTACGAGGTCGAGAATCCCGCGCCCGATTTTGCAAGACTGTTTGATGCCACCAAGGCCATGTGGCTCGGGAATGATGATAAAGCATATCCGGGCGCGTCTGTGCGGTCGATTACCAGCCCGCTTCTCGTTGTTCACGGGGATGAGGATTTTTTGGTTTCGCGCCGTCAGGCTTTCGATCTGGCCGAGCAGGTGCAAGGCGCGCGCCTGCTGAATCTGCCTTGCGCCTCGCATACAGTGCTGGAAGACAGACCGGAGGAAGTTCTTCCTGCGTTCAAGGCGTTTATCGCTAGCTTTAGCTTGTCGCAGTCCGAACAGGGGAAGGAATAA
- a CDS encoding DUF2285 domain-containing protein, with product MLSPVDHKDSDTEPALTLAHLDGLDLRRAADGWHGIWQVDGVVHQFWLPEAVPDAAAFYAVTLPMDAFLELRAHAVRRFWRSLSGRAPGPDFRAVPAQLRQWHILSLRALDARLHGESYRTIAEVLLGFRGTKEDFENDPRKNKARRLVAHGIKMMRGGYRLLLHYPIKPGKD from the coding sequence ATGTTGTCGCCGGTCGATCACAAGGACAGCGACACCGAACCGGCATTGACGCTTGCGCATCTCGACGGCCTCGACCTGCGCCGCGCCGCCGATGGCTGGCACGGCATCTGGCAGGTGGATGGCGTCGTGCATCAATTCTGGCTGCCGGAGGCGGTGCCGGACGCCGCCGCCTTTTATGCTGTCACGCTGCCGATGGATGCTTTTCTGGAGCTTCGCGCTCATGCTGTCCGCCGTTTCTGGCGGTCCCTCAGCGGCCGTGCGCCCGGTCCCGATTTCCGCGCGGTCCCCGCCCAGCTCCGGCAATGGCATATCCTGTCGCTGCGCGCGCTCGACGCCCGGCTGCATGGCGAGAGCTATCGCACTATCGCCGAAGTCCTGCTCGGCTTTCGAGGCACGAAGGAGGATTTCGAGAACGACCCGCGCAAGAACAAGGCCCGCCGCCTGGTCGCGCACGGTATCAAGATGATGCGGGGCGGCTATCGCCTGCTGCTTCACTACCCGATCAAGCCCGGCAAGGACTGA
- a CDS encoding transcriptional regulator domain-containing protein, with amino-acid sequence MLSIDWRFPAAYRHAKHIPAAGFAWEYLRRNDEYRQEFQTIALTGQPTGRDLEAFAYRWGLRFPVRSRRAA; translated from the coding sequence ATGCTTAGCATCGACTGGCGTTTCCCGGCGGCATACAGACACGCGAAGCATATTCCGGCCGCCGGTTTCGCTTGGGAATACCTACGGCGCAACGACGAATATCGTCAGGAGTTTCAGACCATCGCACTGACCGGACAACCGACCGGCCGCGACCTTGAAGCGTTCGCATATCGCTGGGGGTTGCGATTTCCCGTGCGATCCCGACGCGCCGCATGA
- a CDS encoding antirestriction protein ArdA, with protein sequence MTSAADSNPRIYVACLAAYNSGYLHGAWIDADQDADEIRDEIAAMLARSPIEDAEEYAIHDYEGFEGVSLHEYAGIDTVARMAAFIAEHGELGAGLLEQFGGDMDQAESTLQDCYHGQFASLADYMEELTTESVTITEALRHYIDWDAMARDAEMGGDLFTIETAHEAVHVFSSR encoded by the coding sequence ATGACCAGCGCAGCCGACAGCAATCCCCGCATCTATGTTGCTTGCCTTGCCGCCTACAATAGCGGCTATCTGCATGGGGCGTGGATCGACGCGGATCAGGACGCGGACGAGATCAGGGACGAGATTGCGGCGATGCTCGCGCGCTCCCCCATCGAGGATGCGGAGGAATACGCCATCCATGATTATGAGGGCTTCGAGGGCGTCAGTCTCCATGAGTATGCCGGTATCGACACCGTGGCGCGGATGGCGGCTTTCATCGCAGAGCATGGCGAACTCGGCGCGGGTCTGCTGGAGCAGTTCGGCGGCGACATGGACCAAGCCGAATCCACCTTGCAGGACTGCTATCATGGTCAGTTCGCCAGCCTCGCCGACTATATGGAGGAGCTGACCACTGAAAGCGTCACGATCACTGAGGCGCTGCGCCACTATATCGATTGGGATGCCATGGCGCGCGACGCCGAGATGGGCGGCGACCTTTTCACCATCGAGACCGCGCACGAAGCGGTGCATGTGTTTTCTAGCAGATGA
- a CDS encoding LysR substrate-binding domain-containing protein, which produces MPSKPPGPSRRATTAVSCRRLCAHLRQLPCRHAHALPQGASQRRARNQRRHDAPLTSRLRNGQLDIAFVACTPDLSDCHSRCIWHEPLLAVLLADHALAGDDGVPGTTSPG; this is translated from the coding sequence ATGCCGTCAAAACCGCCGGGGCCTTCGCGCAGGGCGACCACGGCCGTATCCTGCCGGCGTCTATGCGCTCACCTTCGGCAGCTTCCTTGCCGACATGCTCACGCGCTTCCGCAAGGAGCATCCCAACGTCGCGCTCGAAATCAGCGAAGGCATGACGCGCCCCTGACTTCCCGACTTCGCAACGGTCAGCTCGACATTGCCTTCGTCGCCTGCACTCCCGATCTATCCGATTGCCATTCGCGCTGCATCTGGCACGAGCCGCTCCTTGCAGTTTTGCTCGCCGATCACGCACTTGCCGGGGACGATGGCGTGCCTGGGACGACCTCACCGGGCTAG
- a CDS encoding invasion associated locus B family protein, with product MSKKQIFGLSTVTTLVLGAGAALYIAPGVAISNPTQEISTTSRVSDPAPQRFEFAQAQTGGGSALPGGASSLNETYRDWRVACALQGTTKQCAMSQIQTQQNGQRVLAIELSAPSGNAVTGTLILPFGLALDSGVTFQIDEKPAMQPVRFRTCLPAGCLVNVAFDAATLVALRAGAALKIKATADGGAAAPFAISLQGFATALDRVAALAR from the coding sequence ATGAGCAAGAAGCAGATTTTCGGTCTCTCCACCGTGACAACGCTGGTGCTCGGGGCGGGCGCGGCACTCTACATCGCTCCGGGCGTCGCGATCTCCAACCCGACGCAGGAGATTTCGACCACAAGCCGGGTGAGCGATCCGGCGCCCCAGCGCTTCGAGTTTGCGCAGGCCCAGACCGGGGGTGGCTCGGCGCTGCCCGGCGGCGCGTCCTCCCTTAATGAGACCTATAGGGACTGGCGCGTCGCCTGCGCTCTGCAGGGTACCACGAAGCAATGCGCCATGTCGCAGATCCAGACCCAGCAAAACGGCCAGCGCGTCCTCGCCATTGAGCTGAGCGCGCCGAGCGGTAACGCCGTCACCGGCACGCTCATCCTCCCGTTTGGGCTCGCGCTGGACTCGGGCGTGACATTCCAGATCGACGAGAAGCCTGCAATGCAGCCGGTCCGTTTCCGCACCTGCCTTCCCGCCGGGTGCCTCGTCAATGTCGCCTTCGACGCGGCGACGCTTGTGGCATTGCGGGCCGGCGCAGCGCTCAAGATCAAGGCGACCGCCGATGGCGGCGCGGCCGCACCCTTTGCCATCTCGCTGCAGGGCTTTGCCACGGCGCTTGACCGCGTGGCGGCGCTCGCCCGATGA
- a CDS encoding SapC family protein — MTGNNIPSSESNGATLPLFYKDPVVLRFEQHADVGLVPARGFDFAREAVAILLCAGEFAVAMRHYPIVFAMDEQASPIALTAIRKEHNLFVEQDGSWRPGAYVPAYLRRYPFIVTETSDKSQRLLAVDRGSERYVAAVADRPDAERLFDDAGNATAAAQAAMAVCSAFHADYANTVAFGRALLAAKVLEPYHAEFRLPDGTLYQLNGFYAVDEKAFRALPAMTVADWHSKGWLDLLTLHLASQQSFQNLLDLNAQRANERKALA; from the coding sequence TTGACAGGCAATAATATCCCCTCTTCCGAAAGCAATGGCGCAACCCTGCCGCTATTCTACAAAGATCCGGTCGTGTTGCGTTTCGAGCAGCATGCCGATGTTGGCCTGGTGCCGGCGAGAGGGTTCGATTTTGCGCGCGAAGCAGTTGCCATTCTGCTTTGCGCCGGCGAATTCGCCGTCGCCATGCGCCACTATCCGATCGTCTTCGCGATGGACGAGCAAGCCTCGCCGATCGCACTGACGGCCATCAGGAAGGAACACAATCTCTTCGTCGAGCAGGATGGAAGCTGGAGGCCGGGTGCTTATGTGCCGGCCTATCTTCGCCGCTATCCTTTCATCGTCACGGAGACGTCGGACAAGTCACAACGACTGCTCGCCGTCGATCGGGGCTCGGAGCGCTATGTCGCTGCCGTGGCGGACCGCCCCGATGCGGAGCGCCTGTTCGACGATGCCGGGAACGCCACCGCTGCCGCGCAGGCGGCGATGGCGGTCTGCAGCGCATTCCATGCCGACTACGCCAATACCGTTGCCTTCGGCCGGGCGCTGCTCGCCGCCAAGGTGCTGGAGCCGTACCACGCGGAGTTCCGGCTTCCCGATGGCACGCTGTACCAACTCAACGGTTTCTATGCCGTCGACGAGAAGGCATTCCGTGCGCTGCCGGCCATGACCGTCGCCGACTGGCATAGCAAGGGCTGGCTCGATCTCTTAACTCTGCACCTCGCATCGCAGCAGAGCTTCCAGAATCTCCTCGATCTCAACGCGCAGCGCGCAAACGAACGAAAGGCGCTCGCGTGA
- a CDS encoding globin domain-containing protein: MEKSAISEGLACIHDLCPISRSADAMFSVRLLDTYPDVYRLFALDIEPRDRRLMHVLGLVVAHVRDFGAVSPTVTALARSHAVFRLIETHYEAIAETLIWTLRRSLGEKFTIEAERAWLSALWRAKRADVLGASKDTERSRKSAGVTATSMAQSAGWSQIDRQ; the protein is encoded by the coding sequence ATGGAGAAGAGCGCCATTTCCGAGGGTCTGGCGTGCATTCATGATCTATGCCCGATCAGCCGGTCGGCGGACGCTATGTTCAGCGTCCGCCTGCTGGATACCTACCCCGATGTCTATCGCCTTTTCGCCTTGGATATCGAACCGCGCGATCGGCGCCTCATGCATGTGCTCGGACTGGTCGTCGCCCATGTACGGGACTTCGGGGCCGTCTCGCCTACCGTGACGGCCCTGGCCCGATCCCACGCGGTCTTCCGTCTCATCGAGACGCACTATGAGGCGATCGCCGAAACCCTGATCTGGACGCTGCGGCGCAGCCTCGGCGAAAAATTTACGATCGAAGCCGAGCGCGCGTGGTTGAGCGCGCTCTGGAGAGCAAAGCGCGCCGACGTTCTTGGCGCGTCTAAAGACACAGAGCGCAGCCGTAAATCGGCGGGCGTGACTGCAACATCAATGGCGCAGAGCGCCGGGTGGTCCCAGATTGACAGGCAATAA